Proteins encoded in a region of the Methylosinus trichosporium OB3b genome:
- a CDS encoding endonuclease domain-containing protein has protein sequence MRSNDKLRRFRLETARRLRANATSAEQRLWQNLDRVPLLRTHFRRQAPIGPYVVDFACLSRKLLIEIDGPSHTEEGAQERDLARTRWLENEGYRILRFWNHEVFENIDGVLDTIYAALYGSLGVEPKAASADRKD, from the coding sequence ATGCGCAGCAACGATAAGCTCCGTCGATTTCGTCTTGAAACCGCCCGGCGGCTGCGCGCGAATGCGACCAGCGCCGAACAAAGGCTCTGGCAAAATCTCGACCGCGTCCCACTGCTGCGTACGCATTTTCGACGGCAAGCGCCGATCGGGCCTTATGTCGTCGATTTCGCCTGTCTCAGCAGGAAGTTGCTGATCGAGATCGATGGGCCGTCGCACACCGAGGAGGGCGCGCAGGAGCGAGATCTCGCGCGGACTCGCTGGCTGGAAAACGAAGGCTATCGCATTCTCCGATTTTGGAACCATGAGGTGTTCGAGAACATCGACGGCGTGCTCGACACGATTTACGCGGCGCTGTACGGCTCGCTCGGCGTCGAGCCGAAAGCTGCGTCCGCCGATCGAAAAGATTGA
- a CDS encoding winged helix-turn-helix domain-containing protein produces the protein MFGEERAPEVHFVSPPRRILIAAAPSLRGALVEQFALHPDFVILDASAIDAAKTLIAAGALDILLVDAESGAALAGVMQRFEGPVLRIGEGSSPTPGTIRIARPFRFPDLLARLRVASGAKAREVDIGARRFRPGAFELVDAAGRRLPLTEKESAILTRLVEADGEIVTKEILLRDIWGYRPDVTTRTLEVHLSRLRRKIGAPGRLLIARNNGYRLVFRRRSDEEATRNGL, from the coding sequence ATGTTCGGTGAGGAGAGAGCGCCGGAGGTCCATTTCGTGTCGCCGCCGCGTCGCATCCTGATCGCCGCAGCGCCGAGCCTGCGCGGAGCGCTGGTCGAGCAATTCGCCCTCCATCCCGATTTCGTGATCCTGGACGCGAGCGCCATCGACGCGGCGAAGACGCTCATCGCCGCCGGCGCGCTCGATATTCTGCTCGTCGATGCGGAGAGCGGAGCGGCGCTCGCCGGCGTGATGCAGCGATTCGAGGGACCTGTTCTGCGGATCGGCGAGGGCTCCTCCCCCACCCCGGGGACCATCCGCATCGCGCGTCCCTTTCGCTTCCCCGATCTGCTGGCGCGGCTGCGCGTCGCGAGCGGCGCGAAGGCGCGGGAGGTCGACATCGGCGCCCGCCGCTTCCGGCCCGGCGCTTTCGAGCTCGTCGACGCGGCCGGGCGCCGGCTGCCGCTCACCGAGAAGGAATCGGCGATTCTCACCCGGCTCGTCGAAGCCGATGGGGAGATCGTGACGAAGGAGATATTGCTGCGCGACATTTGGGGCTATCGTCCCGATGTGACGACTCGGACGCTGGAGGTTCATCTCAGCCGCCTGCGTCGCAAGATCGGCGCGCCAGGGCGGCTGTTGATCGCGAGGAACAACGGCTATCGCCTCGTGTTCCGGCGACGCAGCGACGAGGAGGCGACGCGCAACGGACTCTGA
- the glyS gene encoding glycine--tRNA ligase subunit beta — MPDLLLELFSEEIPARMQRQAADDLQRLVCGALAERGLAYEGAASHATPRRLALHVAGLPARQPDVREEKKGPRVGAPEAAIAGFLKSAGLASIDEAKIEKDPKKGEFYVAVIERAGRETIQVLADVLPGVVKGFPWPKSMRWGAASAKLDSLRWVRPLQSILATFGPETETPEVVRFSVDGIESGNVAFGHRFMAPQGFSVRRFDDYAPALEKAKVVLDAARRRDIVLHDARTLAMAQGLELVEDAALLEEVAGLVEWPVTLMGAFDESFLSIPPEVIRATIRVNQKCFVLKRADGGLANKFILVANVEANDGGATIVGGNQRVIAARLSDAKFFYETDLKTKLEERLPKLDNIVFHEKLGTQGERVARIAALARELAPLIGADADKAERAARLAKADLVTEMVGEFPELQGLMGRYYARAQGEDADVAAALEDHYKPQGPNDRIPTNPVSIAVALADKLDTLVGFWAIDEKPTGSKDPYALRRAALGVIRIALESELRLPLRDAFAAAQATIWFDARTPLRDLVTSEVERVGCDLSPTGAASLSADALTHLRADIETQLAAVGREKGAEAPSAQAEIFMRETLPSLLEANAADLLAFFIDRLKVYLRDRGARYDLIDAALGASASAQVREGSAKMPDDLLTITRKVEALAKFLDTDDGKNLLAGFRRAANILKIEEKKDGAGAYDTPHHPNLRMEQPEHKLAAAVKRAREETAERLEAENFEGAMRALAKLREPVDAFFDQVTVNCEDEKLRLNRLRLLAELRGAMLQVADFAKVA; from the coding sequence ATGCCCGACCTTCTCCTCGAGCTGTTCTCCGAAGAAATTCCCGCCCGCATGCAGCGTCAGGCGGCCGATGATCTGCAGCGGCTCGTCTGCGGCGCGCTCGCCGAGCGCGGGCTCGCCTATGAGGGCGCGGCCTCCCATGCGACGCCGCGCCGGCTGGCGCTGCATGTCGCCGGACTGCCGGCGCGCCAGCCCGATGTGCGTGAGGAGAAGAAGGGGCCGCGCGTCGGCGCGCCGGAGGCCGCCATCGCCGGCTTCTTGAAGAGCGCCGGCCTCGCCTCGATCGACGAAGCGAAGATCGAGAAGGATCCGAAGAAGGGCGAGTTCTATGTCGCCGTCATCGAGCGCGCCGGGCGCGAGACGATTCAAGTGCTGGCGGATGTGCTGCCGGGAGTTGTGAAGGGCTTTCCCTGGCCGAAGTCGATGCGCTGGGGCGCCGCCTCGGCGAAGCTCGATTCGCTGCGCTGGGTGCGCCCGCTGCAATCCATCCTCGCCACCTTCGGGCCGGAGACGGAGACGCCCGAGGTGGTTCGCTTCTCGGTCGACGGAATCGAGAGCGGCAATGTCGCTTTCGGCCATCGCTTCATGGCGCCGCAGGGTTTCTCCGTGCGGCGCTTCGACGATTACGCGCCGGCGCTGGAGAAGGCGAAGGTGGTGCTCGACGCGGCGCGGCGGCGCGACATCGTGCTGCATGACGCGCGCACTCTCGCCATGGCGCAGGGCCTCGAGCTGGTCGAGGACGCGGCGCTGCTCGAGGAGGTCGCCGGCCTCGTCGAATGGCCGGTCACGCTGATGGGCGCTTTCGACGAGAGCTTCCTCTCCATTCCGCCGGAAGTCATTCGCGCCACCATTCGCGTCAATCAGAAATGTTTCGTGCTGAAGCGCGCCGACGGCGGGCTCGCCAACAAGTTCATTCTCGTCGCCAATGTCGAGGCGAATGACGGCGGCGCCACCATCGTCGGCGGCAATCAGCGCGTCATTGCGGCCAGGTTGTCGGACGCGAAATTCTTCTATGAGACCGATCTGAAGACCAAGCTCGAGGAGCGCCTGCCCAAGCTCGACAACATCGTCTTCCACGAGAAGCTCGGGACACAGGGTGAGCGCGTCGCGCGCATCGCCGCGCTGGCGCGCGAGCTGGCGCCGCTCATCGGCGCCGACGCCGACAAGGCCGAGCGCGCGGCGCGTTTGGCGAAAGCCGATCTCGTCACCGAAATGGTCGGCGAATTCCCCGAGCTGCAAGGACTAATGGGCCGTTATTATGCGAGGGCGCAGGGCGAGGACGCCGATGTCGCGGCGGCGCTGGAAGACCACTACAAGCCGCAGGGGCCGAACGACCGCATTCCGACGAATCCCGTGTCGATCGCCGTGGCGCTCGCCGACAAGCTCGACACGCTGGTCGGCTTCTGGGCGATCGACGAGAAGCCGACCGGGAGCAAGGACCCTTATGCGCTGCGCCGCGCCGCGCTCGGCGTCATTCGCATCGCGCTCGAGAGTGAGCTGCGCCTGCCGTTGCGCGACGCATTCGCCGCGGCCCAAGCGACGATCTGGTTCGACGCGCGCACGCCCTTGCGCGATCTGGTGACGAGCGAGGTCGAGCGCGTCGGCTGCGATCTTTCGCCGACCGGCGCCGCGAGCCTCTCGGCGGATGCGCTGACGCATCTGCGCGCCGATATCGAAACGCAGCTCGCGGCGGTCGGCCGCGAGAAAGGCGCCGAGGCTCCGTCCGCGCAGGCGGAAATCTTCATGCGCGAGACTCTGCCGTCGCTGCTCGAGGCCAACGCCGCCGACCTCCTCGCCTTCTTCATCGATCGCCTGAAGGTCTATCTTCGCGATCGAGGCGCCCGATATGACCTGATCGATGCGGCGCTCGGAGCCTCTGCTTCGGCGCAGGTTCGGGAAGGGAGCGCGAAGATGCCGGATGATCTGCTCACCATCACCCGCAAGGTCGAGGCTCTGGCCAAGTTCCTCGACACCGACGACGGCAAGAATCTGCTCGCGGGCTTTCGCCGCGCGGCCAATATTCTCAAGATCGAGGAGAAGAAGGACGGGGCCGGCGCCTATGACACGCCGCACCATCCCAATTTGCGCATGGAGCAGCCCGAGCACAAGCTCGCCGCGGCGGTCAAGCGCGCGCGCGAGGAGACGGCGGAGCGGCTCGAGGCGGAGAATTTCGAGGGCGCGATGCGGGCGCTCGCCAAGCTGCGCGAGCCGGTCGACGCCTTCTTCGATCAGGTGACGGTCAATTGCGAGGACGAGAAGCTGCGGCTCAACCGGCTGCGCCTGCTCGCCGAGCTGCGCGGCGCCATGCTGCAGGTCGCCGATTTTGCCAAGGTGGCGTGA
- a CDS encoding DUF3422 family protein, with translation MERDDEGRAAAASRLQEHEARAAILAELHARPFLPIELPQRIYHFAFATNEDEARADRAALAELLRSHMLPSPTGDAKFQRLSIGDWRLRWEQHTEFTTYTWSTQKEAGEPFTHPDPLGAGEFAFRAPGRLIVATHLCAVEGGHSHEAFAQLFNSQSLCLVRAAKGAAHVMTDFAVDPFGFTRLLVKTGGIGALETGRLLQRVLEIETYRTMALLGLPEARAAGPQLRAMESEISDVTHALSQTQDMRTSRDLLKRSSDLLAKSEALSTRTAFRFGASRAYHAIVKNRLALIQEAKESHYTTISAFFSARLDPAIETCNAFEARQARLAAQVERAVDLMRTGITFELEQQNRDLLDDMNRRARLQMRLQKLVGGLSIAALSYYVAGLSLYFFKGVKDAGFLPFGFTGEEAAATAMPLVILGAWAFWQRVKRLSAKAQEEERVS, from the coding sequence ATGGAAAGAGACGACGAAGGCCGCGCCGCCGCGGCGAGCCGGCTGCAGGAGCATGAAGCGCGCGCCGCAATTCTCGCGGAGCTGCACGCGAGGCCGTTCCTGCCGATCGAGCTGCCGCAGCGCATCTATCATTTCGCTTTTGCGACCAATGAGGACGAGGCCCGCGCCGACCGCGCCGCGCTCGCCGAGCTGCTGCGCTCGCATATGCTGCCGTCGCCGACCGGCGACGCCAAATTCCAGCGCCTCTCGATCGGCGACTGGCGACTGCGCTGGGAGCAGCACACCGAGTTCACCACCTACACCTGGTCCACGCAGAAGGAGGCGGGCGAGCCCTTTACTCATCCCGATCCGCTCGGCGCCGGCGAGTTCGCGTTTCGGGCGCCGGGCCGGCTGATCGTCGCCACCCATCTTTGCGCCGTCGAGGGCGGCCATTCCCACGAGGCGTTCGCGCAGCTGTTCAACTCGCAGAGCCTCTGCCTCGTGCGCGCGGCCAAGGGCGCCGCGCACGTGATGACCGATTTCGCCGTCGATCCCTTCGGCTTCACCCGGCTGCTGGTGAAGACGGGCGGCATCGGCGCGCTGGAGACGGGGCGGCTGCTGCAGCGCGTGCTGGAGATCGAGACCTATCGCACCATGGCCCTGCTCGGCCTGCCGGAGGCGCGGGCCGCCGGGCCTCAGTTGCGGGCGATGGAGAGCGAGATTTCCGACGTCACCCATGCGCTCAGCCAGACCCAGGACATGCGCACGAGCCGCGATCTCCTGAAGCGCTCGAGCGATCTCCTCGCCAAGAGCGAGGCGCTGTCGACGCGCACCGCCTTCCGCTTCGGCGCCAGCCGCGCCTATCACGCCATAGTGAAGAACCGACTGGCCCTGATCCAGGAGGCGAAGGAGAGCCATTACACGACCATCTCCGCCTTCTTCAGCGCCCGGCTCGATCCGGCGATCGAGACCTGCAACGCTTTCGAGGCGCGGCAGGCGCGGCTCGCCGCCCAGGTCGAGCGCGCCGTCGACCTGATGCGCACCGGCATCACCTTCGAGCTCGAGCAGCAGAACCGCGATCTGCTCGACGACATGAACCGCCGCGCGCGGCTGCAGATGCGCCTGCAGAAGCTGGTCGGCGGCCTCTCCATCGCCGCGCTCAGCTATTATGTCGCCGGCCTCTCGCTGTATTTCTTCAAGGGCGTGAAGGACGCCGGCTTCCTGCCCTTCGGCTTCACCGGCGAGGAGGCGGCCGCCACGGCCATGCCTCTGGTGATCTTGGGGGCCTGGGCGTTCTGGCAGCGGGTGAAGCGGCTCTCGGCCAAGGCGCAGGAGGAGGAGCGCGTCAGCTGA
- a CDS encoding cyclic nucleotide-binding domain-containing protein has protein sequence MALEDDIANLRRISLFEDFETEALRLLVFGSETKLLRAGDALFRRGEPSDGGYILTGGSIALEKHDDGRPAEKILRPVALIGETALIAETTRPITAMAREPATTLKITRALFHRLLEEYPATTLRVRRRLAERLTLLARELALAS, from the coding sequence ATGGCTCTCGAGGACGACATCGCCAATCTGCGGCGCATCTCTTTGTTCGAGGATTTCGAGACCGAGGCGCTGCGCCTGCTCGTGTTCGGCTCCGAGACCAAGCTGCTGCGCGCCGGCGACGCGCTGTTCCGGCGCGGCGAGCCGTCGGACGGCGGCTATATTCTCACCGGCGGCTCGATCGCGCTGGAGAAGCATGACGACGGCCGGCCCGCCGAGAAGATCCTGCGCCCGGTCGCGCTGATCGGCGAGACCGCGCTGATCGCAGAAACCACTCGCCCGATCACGGCCATGGCGCGGGAGCCGGCGACGACGCTGAAGATCACCCGCGCTCTGTTCCACCGGCTGCTCGAGGAATATCCCGCCACCACTCTGCGCGTGCGCCGGCGCCTCGCCGAGCGGTTGACGCTGCTCGCGCGCGAACTCGCTCTCGCGTCTTGA
- a CDS encoding L,D-transpeptidase family protein, which translates to MSALFSRPPRVRGLRLLRVARRFDGAPSHRGKLIAGTLVLPCAIGRAGVTRAKREGDGATPAGRLRLLQLLLRPGRAAACAIPSRFIRPDDLWCDDPASFSYNHPLRAPTKLGHERLWRDDRLYDVVGVLDYNIRPRALGRGSAIFFHIATLDLGPTAGCVALRARDMARLLPRLARGVRIAIDQPFE; encoded by the coding sequence ATGTCCGCCCTCTTCTCCCGCCCGCCGCGCGTCCGCGGCCTTCGCCTCCTGCGCGTGGCCCGCCGCTTCGACGGCGCGCCGAGCCACAGGGGCAAGCTCATCGCGGGGACGCTCGTCCTTCCCTGCGCCATCGGCCGCGCCGGCGTCACCCGCGCCAAGCGCGAAGGCGACGGCGCGACGCCGGCGGGACGGCTGCGGCTGCTGCAGCTGCTGCTGCGGCCCGGACGGGCGGCGGCCTGCGCCATTCCCTCGCGCTTCATCCGGCCGGACGATCTCTGGTGCGACGATCCGGCGTCCTTCTCCTATAATCATCCGCTGCGCGCGCCGACGAAGCTCGGCCATGAGCGCCTGTGGCGAGACGACCGGCTCTATGACGTCGTCGGCGTGCTCGACTACAATATCCGTCCGCGCGCGCTCGGGCGCGGCAGCGCGATCTTCTTTCACATTGCGACGCTGGATCTCGGTCCGACCGCCGGCTGCGTGGCGCTGCGCGCGCGCGACATGGCGCGGCTGCTGCCACGGCTCGCGCGCGGCGTGCGGATCGCGATCGATCAGCCTTTCGAATAA